A window of Chloroflexota bacterium contains these coding sequences:
- a CDS encoding response regulator transcription factor, with product MERILVVDDDKDILRLVRSYLEKAGYAVFSAQNGENALHILRREKPDLLVLDLMLPDRDGWDITRIIRGDAHLSGLPIIMLTARVEDSDKIVGLEIGADDYITKPFNPREVVARVRALLRRSSLERGTTAPQLLQVGALSLDTGRRQLKSSDGLIDLTPSEFELLRVLMEHPGYVFTRDELMDKALGYGFEGMGRALDSHIKNLRRKIEPDPATPTFIQTVYGVGYRLEENFK from the coding sequence ATGGAACGCATTCTGGTTGTTGATGACGATAAAGATATTTTACGTCTGGTGCGCTCGTACCTGGAAAAAGCCGGGTACGCTGTATTCAGCGCGCAGAATGGCGAAAACGCGCTGCACATCTTGCGCCGCGAAAAACCAGATTTGCTAGTACTCGACCTGATGCTTCCCGACCGGGATGGCTGGGATATTACGCGCATCATTCGAGGCGATGCGCATCTTTCCGGGCTGCCCATTATTATGCTCACGGCGCGCGTTGAAGACAGCGATAAAATTGTCGGGCTGGAAATTGGGGCCGATGACTATATCACCAAGCCATTCAATCCGCGCGAAGTGGTAGCCCGCGTGCGCGCCCTGTTGCGGCGCAGCTCTCTGGAGCGCGGCACAACCGCACCCCAGTTATTGCAAGTTGGCGCGCTGAGCCTCGATACCGGCAGGCGGCAACTCAAAAGCAGCGACGGCCTGATTGATCTTACTCCTTCTGAATTTGAGCTGCTACGCGTTTTAATGGAACATCCCGGTTATGTTTTCACCCGCGATGAGTTAATGGACAAGGCTCTGGGTTATGGCTTCGAAGGTATGGGGCGCGCCCTGGATAGTCATATCAAAAATTTGCGCCGTAAAATTGAACCCGATCCGGCAACCCCTACCTTCATCCAAACGGTGTACGGCGTGGGCTACCGGCTGGAAGAGAATTTCAAATGA